The Homalodisca vitripennis isolate AUS2020 chromosome 7, UT_GWSS_2.1, whole genome shotgun sequence DNA segment AAAATTTGTACTCAACCCGTATAAGTGCTTGAAGAGAAGAGCTTGTGTGAAGTGCATGTTTTGTTTGAATAGTGACtggtattattagttttttttaaaatgtaaaaaccatAAAAGtagtgaaatttttttaatgtataactcGAAGACTATGATAGGATTTAAGTTCTCAGCAATCAGGACTTACTTTTTTagctaagtttattttatttaacaggacaaaaaagttttaactgATGGACTAACCTATAaactaagtatatattttaatatttacctttaatATTCATTCAATTTCAATGACACTATATGAGACAATATATTAGCTCAAAGAAAGTTAAACATCAAAGATAACACTAAAAAGCTGATATGACATTTTTATGGAGGAGATTTAACAAGTGATTGGCCTGGGGTTTTCCAGAGATAACAGGTTCCAGTATTATCTGTAGTAAAGCTGAATGAGTGAAAGTGAAGCTTAAACAAGTCCTACCTAGATAAGGTTGTGTAGCTCAGTTTGGCCAATGCGACTGCCTTCCCCACACTCAAGATACCTGGTTCAAATCCATTTGGAATCTGAATAATTTTGCCTACTCTTTTGGAAGTAATTTTTTAGAgtgaattcaaatattaattattaaataaaatatattaaaataaatccctGGATAGTAAACAGTttacatagacattttttattgttttattaatattatacatagtctatatataatttaaaatgtcacaaCAATCTTCAATCAAGGACAACACAGGAAACTAGTCCATTCATTAAAACAAGAgcacaacttaaaaataaaacacaaataggACCCTGAGAAGTTCTTTCATTGCAGGATAAAGGTGGAAACTTgaaatatgcaaaaataaaacatcaacagaAAAAGTTCCCACAAAAAATTTTGCCCATTCAGGATCCATCTCCCTTGTTatcaaaaaattacagaaatcaaGAGGAGACCTTAGAAAATAGCAACAATAAGTCTGAAACCAATTTTTCGgacttacagtttaaaatatgatgccctacaaaaagaaagaaaatgagAGTTTTAAAAACAACAGGTAAAATCCAGCAGATCTAAAACTGGATATTTTTAGGCCAGACCCTGGTTAACAGATGACACTATAGATTTCTTATTTCCAGGTACTTACCGTTAAAGTGATTGGGAATAAAGAGAAACCGCTTTTTTTAATGAACCCCAACAATAGTTGAAGCAATTAAAGAAATGGAGGACATTATATCATTTCTTCTGGATCCCCTTTGCCTTACATGAAAAGGACATACTTACTCATCCCTATAAACAATGCCAAATATGACAGTGGGGAAGTTGATAGTTATAAGTCAGTAAATGGCTCACATTGGAGTCTACTTGTGTATGAAAAAgtggcaaataaatattatcactatGACTCTATGAGAAGTAGTGGTAACTCTGAAAATTGCTAAGCTGGTGTCTCTGaaacttattcattattttcagaaCTCACCAACAACTGATTTAATATCACTTGATGGCCCGaatcaaaataattcatttgatTGTGGGGTGGGGTGTATATTCTACAATGCAGTTGactacattttaacttaatttcaacaGCAAGAACTTCATTTCAGAAACATAAAGATCCcagatttttctgaaaaattgATTGTGCTAAAAAAACGATCCTACATtgcttatgttataaaaaatggaattttaaactCCTAAAGACATTGTGTTGTCATTTATTAACCAGCCAAGTTCTAATAATGACTATGATAGCATAAAAACCTCACATCAGGGAAAAtgatttgtctataaaaaacccTCGGAACCAAACAAAACCTGAAATACTCTGTGAAAAAAGCTATACAAAACTGAACAGGCCTCCCTTACTACAGGTTACCCTAAACAGGACATTTTACCAATACCATCTCCTTATGTTACTATAGTTGGTGACAGCCATGGGCAGGTATCTAAGCCAGGAAAATTCATGATAAACTCGAGAAAACCTCCAAGGTAAATGAGTTGGTATCACCTGGTGCTAAATTCATGGATATTATTGaccaaacaaagaaatataacttTTGCACCAGAAGAATTTTTAGTTTATCATGGGAGGTGCAAATGATGGTTTACAATGGAAAGCACCTCAAACCatttacactaatttaaaatctGTCTTACTGTCCTTATTAGGCATTTGTAGAGTTTATATTGTGTGGCCATACCCTTTTGACAAGATCTACCCCTATTCCATAGAATAAATGaggaaaattatgaatttaaaatctacattacTATGAGCAAAAACCAGAATAATGAAAGAATGTTTCTTTTGTGGACATGACAGCTttatctgaaaaatgtttttaatcgaGATGGCAATTCCACTTAAACTTCTTAGGAAAGCAATTGATAGTTAACAGGATATGCAAGGAAATAAATGCCTATGACATTCCGAAACAAACtggtttcaaaaataattgtgaCTATTTCGTTACAGAATAAAGTGTGCACTGTAGAACCCACCAATGATTGTGAAAtctcaaaagagaaaaaaaacccttttcaaataattgtttgcAAATATGAAAGATATTATCGTCAAGCATCAAGAGAATGCATCTGTGGCTTTTGCTCATTCAATTTCAGCAGACTTCGATCATGATCGCCACATGACAGCAGGAGTTGCCGTGATATTTAAGCAGCAATGTGGAAAGCCTTCTGATTTAAACTGTGTCAGTTCACATCTTGCGTACCAAATCACAGACATGGTGCAGGAATTTACAGCCTCATTACTAAACCCAAGTACTACAACAAGCCAAAGAAAACTGATTATGATTTGGCCTTTCATCAATTGGCTATGGATATTTGAGAGGAGGGGGATTCAAGCACCTTGATTTGTTCTCCAATAGGTGCTGTTCGAGATGAGATCACTATTGAACACTTAATTTTCCAATCTTCTCAAAATTTTCAATTGGCTACTGGAGCTACAGTAACCATAGTTTCTTATGATGAAAAATCTCAGAGAAAACTCAGGAGAGGACTGTCACATGATGAAATTTCTCGAGCAGATTCAGGGTTCTATAGATTTGTCTTCGTGGTACTCCATCACAGCCCTCAACCGAAACTCTGCGAGTAATGAACTGGAAATAAGCTCCCAAGTTCCACTTTCCCCCCAGTATAGGAGAGGTTGGTCGACTCCGCAGCCGCAGGCCTACAAGAGCGAACTTGTTTTCTCCTCACATACTCCAACCCAAGAAATAACTTCACTTCCAAGCAACCAACTGAAGCAAGTGTCCTGTGAGAGCAGTGAAAGGTGAAATGGGTGATTTTGTGATAAGTGAAGGGAGTGTGAGGGAGAGTGGGAAGGTGTCTCCTGAATTTCAAAGTTCTTTCCTAAGTCCATCCTGTAACAACTGTTCATATGTCCTCCACAAACAACACTAGCACAACCAACATACTCCACACCAACACTATATACGCCACACCAACAGCACAATGACTCCCTTTTTTTTAGGCAAGCCTAAATCAGTTTTCCACCATTAAAGTAGATATTTCAAATAGATCAAAACATACTGTAAATAGCTCCtccacaatatataaaaaaattttgggatttCAAGAAATGCaaatcttacaataaaaattcTACATCAAAATATCCACAACACTTTTTTATCGCGGGAAATTATCTTTGGAAATAGTTCTTGAAGAGTTGAAACCAGACCCTAATAGTGTTGAAGtgaacataaactaaaaaattgatGAGATAAAATTTGCTTAAAGTTAATAACGTATTCTGTTATAAAAACCAACTATTGTCGCCAAACATGTGGTGGTGGAGGAGTTAATGATTTTGGGCAGCAACTCTTACCAAGTTAAGAGAGTTGTAATTCCTAGAATTAATAACTTATGTATAGATAaagagtttgaatgttgtattgtttccTGCCGAgcttttgattttttcttttgtattagtgGGGTTGTATAGAACTCcaggttttaattttatgatgGCCTCTTTTTGGATAAACTTGATacttgttttaactattttaactgAAAACTTATGAGCATGTAATTTTAGCTGGggatataaacataaatgtattgcATTGTTCTAAAAGTCATGAtagatttaagtaatattttaagggCAACATAACATGCAGTACTTGGTGAATTTTCCGACTAGAGTTACCCTGGATTGTGAAAGTgcaattgataatattataacaaatttaccgAAAAAGTCACTTATGGTTGAAGGTGTTATTACTGAGCTCTCTGATCATGATGCCCAACTTTTGAAAGTTAATGTATGTTGTAATAAAAAGACATCTTTTAAGACCGTAACAcagttttgtagaaaatatacaaGAGAAAACATTGAGATCTTTAAACATATGTTGAGCAATGAAACTTGGTTGGAAGTCTACAATGCAACAGTAGacactaaatacaatgtttttcataaaattttgatgtACTATTTTGATGTTAGTTTTCCTCTGGTCAAGTCTagggtaaattttaataaagacaaaTGGATAAATTATGATTTGGAAAAAGAAAAAGCAGAAATTATAAGTTTAAGTCAAACTACAAGATTAACCAAAGATAGAACACTAAATAAGCttttaaaaacagtttgaaaaaaaaattacagcaaaaaattaaactcttcaaaaaagggaatatattgaaaataaaattagaaatttctgAAAAACGTATGTAAATCtacttggaaaaataattaataatgaaacaaaaaattatcacaattttaataaacatattaaattgatttatgaaaACCATGAATATTCTGAACCAGAGGAAATctgtgaaatttttaacaatcattttattgatattgtagataatgaaaatattaccaaaacTTGTCATCACACATCACTGTTAACACTGGTACCTTTAAAACTTCTAATGCTAAAAAGTTCCACACCCAACCAGTAAGTGAGGAAGAATTAAATCAGATTATAATGTCATTTCCTAACAAATATTCAGCAGGCCACGATGAAATTCCAATGCCAATTGTCAAGCAAGCTAAAATGTACCTGATCAAGCCCCTGACTCATGTTATAAATTCCTCTTTTGTGTCTGGAATCTTTCCTGAAAAACtgaaaatctctaaaattataaCCGTTTTCAAAAAAGGAAGTGAAACTGACCCTAATAATTATCGACCTTTATCCATTTtgtctactttttcaaaaatctttgaacGTGTGATGTATTTACGACTAGTTgattttcttgaaaccaataatatatttgaCAGAGAACAGCATGGCTTCAGAGCTGGTAAGTCTGTCATAACTGCTGGGATGGATTTTATTGAAACCATAGTGGACAATATTGATGGAGGGAATTATGTGGTTGGCATTTTTATGGATCTTACCAAGGCCTTTGATAGTGTATcacatgaaatattaatagaaattttaaaaaaatattggtattaaagATGTTACATTAAACTGGTTTGCttcttatatttcaaatagaCCACAGTATGTTGACTTGCAATTTGTaaccaaattaaatcaaatcactcatgcaaaatcttctttaaaaatatcaaggcATGGAGTGCCACAGGGTTCCATTCTGGGGCCCAATTCTTTTCTTACTTTATATGTTGGGTTTGCCAAATGTTCTGAACAAAAGATCAGAGCAAGCTGtgtctatatgcagatgactctaATTTAATAGTTGCTGGTTAAAAGCTTGAATGAAATAGAAATTGCAGGTAAAATGGAACTCatgtgtaattaataattatttttgcagtataaaaatttattactaaactttaataaaacaaatatgatctCTTTCtgcacaaaaaacaaaatagaaaaaaacttatgGCCAAAcataacaatagacaatatacaaatttctttCTCAATTAACTAACACTAAATTTTTAGGATTACTTCTAGACGAGAACTTAACTTGGAACGAACATATTTTGGCTTTGCAAAAAAAGATTTCTTCCGGATTGTTTGCTCTTAAAACCATGTCAAAATATTGCtcaactgaaattttgaaaaccatttattatgCCCACATACATTCTCATATAAACTTTGGTGTTGTGTTGTACGGGGCCACTAGTAATTCAAATCTGTTAAGCATTCTTcaacttcaaaaaaaagcaattaggatAATCATGAACTTAAAGGATGGGGAATCTGTGaaagagtatttttcaaaattaggaattttaactatttacgGAATGTATATACTGGAAACTGTTATGATGGTTAGatcaaattttgacaaattaccCCGATTGGGGTCAAATCACAACTACTTTACTAGAAATAGAAATCAATTGGCAGTACATAAACATGCattggaatttcattataaaaaacctagctcggcaggtattaaatttataagccAAGTCCCtaggaatttatttaacatagaaaatgatttattgtttaaaaaacattttaaaagatttttgacagATAAGGCTTTGTATTCTTTTGGAGAATATATGGACACataggatataataaaataaaaaatgtaagatgATGCCAttccttatttgtataaattcaaatgtaattgtacaaataatatgaataaagttaatttgaatttgaatttgaattttttgaattctATTTGTGGCATTTGCTGCAATATCATTCTTTTCCTTGAGTAGCCTGCACCAAATTGTTCGATAATGgctttgaattaaattgaaaatgtctttattcattgaatatacattttgtatgcATTGAATAacgttataaaagttatttaactattcattgaatataaattttgtatgcatTGAATAAcgtcataaaaattacttaactaatataattataaattaagaggttttaatttgataaaatactcTAATCCCATAGTAAATCCAATCAAAAAAGCCCAATAATTGCAGCTTTAGCCATAAcacagattaatttttttttaatatagaaatagttaacaatattataaataattaaaaagaaacatttttaaactatggaactataacaataacaataataatatatttcaaatataattaaatacaaataaaaataataaaaatttagcaacagtaatttaaataaatgcacaaaacaaaccaaataaatatataaacacaaaaaacacaaattgATATATTGCTGTTGTATAAAAAACTCAGCTTAACCCAGAATTATAAAACTCCTCAAATGAATATAGAGATAAATAAAGTATGACTTGAATTTTTTCGTAAATACTGCATTATTTTTCTCTGCAGTTATTGTTAATGGTATTTTAGTACAACAAATTTTCCATGTAATTAGTGTTTTTCTCATAAAACTGCAGTCTATGTTTGTCCATTGTAATACAACAGCACATCTTGTACTGTACTTATGGCTCACTCTTAACATGGAAGGGCtgttattttttacacatttttttaatatggaatGGGCTGTTGTGTTTTAATCCTTCTATATATTCTGTGCCCAACACTGATGCCAGTTTTATGTGTATAAAGAATTACGATCCATTTCAACATCAGGAAAACAGCAATATggcaacataacctcaaatgtcaTAAAACTATTTTGGTGCAGGCTGCTatggtttaattgtttttagGAGTGACCTTTTTTTCCATAATCTTGATTACTGTTTGTTGTGTTCCCCACTACACCATTTGTTGAGaggttttattttttcacttttaagtgTCATACTTCATCAAGCTTTCTGTGTTTGACCACtcactaattattatttttaataactgaattttaTGGAACagtaaataagattttaaatgaagAAGCACTGTAATTCAGTATAGTAACAATGGATGTTTAAGAAGAACATCACAGAttgttacattgtaaaatgtaagaTGGGATCAATGTTTATAAATCCTAAAATTTAAACCCAGTTAGTATTTTGTGTTGCTAGGTTAGTTACAAATATTGGTATTGAAGTAAGTATAATCTCTCTCAACAGTTGAACGAATTAAAAATTTCAGCTGCTCTCAAGAAATTGGTTTTATCTGAAGGAAATTATGAGATTTAAAGTGACAGTTCCTCTCAAAAAGGAGTCACATTTATTAACGAATATGACATATTTATGCGttcttcaaaattttcaaacatttttaaagggGTGCCATCAATTTTTGAGACACTTATAGAAGAGGGGACTAACATACATAAACATGTGAAACACTTTCTATAAAGAACGTAGATCTTGATATGTTGTTGTTGACCTTGTTCCATCAAAACCTTTAAGCAATAAGTGCCATTAAATAGGTGTTCTCAATTAAAGATTTTTAGTTGCTCTTTACATCTGTTTTTGGTAAGAGAGAGGtatgaaaaacatttgaaaagaaattgaTTTTATCTGAGGGAATTATGAGATTCAAAGTGACAGTTCCTATAATATGACATATTTCTGTTCTTCaaaatttccaaacttttttaaaagGGATCCATTAATTTTTAAGACACTTATGGGAAAGGGGACTAACATACATAAACATGTGACAATATGTGTAAAGAACTTAGTTCTTGATACGTTGTTGTTGACTTTTTCCATCAAAACCTTTTAACAATCAATGCCATTAAATAGGAGTTCTCAATTAATGATTTTCAGTTGTTCTTTACATCTCTATTGGTAGGAGAGAGATAACGAAATTCTTGTTTGATGTAACATCCTTATGTTTGACGCAGCCCCTGAGATCCTCAACTATGACCCGATCTCGCTGCAGTCTGACGTGTGGTCGGTGGGTGTCCTGGCGTACGTGCTGCTCAGCGGCTACTCCCCGTTCGCCGGAGACACCAAGCAGGAGACCTTCTGTAACATCACACAGTGCGATCTCTCCTTCCCGGAGGAGCTGTTTGGACACGTCAGTCCGTGTGCTAGACACTTCATCCAGGCAACACTGCGCGTCAAGCCCAGGTTGGTGAACTGATGTGTGGGCTTAAGGTTTCAATGTGTTGTGTTAACTTGAGGTGATGAAACATTATTCAGATGActttttgattatatatatcACAAAGCcatctgaaaaatatatatacattaatcaaatttgtataaacgtcaatagcctaatttaattcttcaataaacattgaataaaaaaaaagtactCCACCATACTCTTCCCATCCCATTTTCACTCCACAGCTTGGTTGCAAAGTATGTCCGCTAGAGAGACTGCTAGAGTGAACTATAGTCGTGCTGCTCTCGGCCTTAAATTTCAACATACGATTACCAATCAACTTCTATTATTGATCTCTGATGCTATTATAACTAAACTTAACCCATTGAGAAATTTGCCCGAGTGTCACTCGTTGCGGCCGAGCGGGACTGAATAATCTTTCCCCAACAACACTCGTGCTCTTTTTAGGCGCTAACGATCAcctatttgtttgtttttccacTAGATCACAGTTTTGTGCCCTTGTGCATCCTTATAAGCAATTATTCCATTTCGATTCGTTTTTGCCCACTGGAACCACAACTAatgcttgttttgttattgtttacattttgccatatgcTAAATTTTCGGTACTTCAATGTTCTGCTTACATTATATCTATTGTGTTCtcaatgtttagtttttagttgTTGAATGAGGTTGCTGATCTGCTACCTCATGGAAAAAGACAATTTGCGTACTTCCGAAATAGACAGATACTTGGACAGTGATATTGAGAGATCAAAGATACtcaattatcattataataaaaacaattgaatgtaacaaacagttttatctcatctccCAGACAACTAATTCAGAACctcatcataaaattataaaatagttaaaaaatgtcgTTGATTTTcgattgttttgttattgtaatttataattaagtaatccaataaaaCTGGTTTTCCATGTAAAAACACTGTggtgtttttgaataaaaaaaattattgaaacagataaacaaaataaagtaataaaatattgtgagttgcttttgatttttgtttttcttactaaaaaataaaaaaaaattatttggagaaGCAACAAACACTATCGTAGAGCAACTAAATAgactaaaatgtcctgaaaaattgactaatttatctGTATACTTCTATTAATACTTTGGTAGAAAAAtgcatttttgccaaaatcaattcaAGATTCTAGTCCTAGACAGGCTAGGTTAATTGCTCCCTCAATGGGTTAAAGCATGATACACTAAGTACCATGGAATGTTCGTGACATCGGCTGTATGTTCAGTGACAGGTTGACGGCTCAGGAGTGTTTGGACCACCCTTGGATCACCGGAGACTCTCCGATCTGCAAGTCTCTGTTGCTGGCAACCTCAGGTGACAACCAGGCTGACACGCCGTTCTCACGCGAGTCCCCCGCACGCCGCTCCTATGCCTGCCTGTCCTGCGCACAGTGTGGTGCCCAGTGCTGCCACAACGACAACCACACGCACAAGAAGTCCTCCGTCGTCGAGATACTACACGATCGTGGCATTATCTGCTGATAACTGCGGGGAACTTTTGTGCAATCACTTTTGTTACCTTTCTCTGAAATCTGTTTTCTAACTTATTCTGTTACTTTGTGGATTGTATTGTACGTTTATGTGAATGGATCTTTATATTACGGATATGCTGGATCACCGTTTGTGTATTGTATATTGTGTTTCTTGTATGATTTCCTACGGTATTCCCACTAGTCTATCATTACTGCTGTGTAAATAAAAGTGTAGATATGATTTTTAAGTAAGATTGACGTTAGGGTGTACAGTACATATGATGTGCTGCCTTCGTGCAAGGTTTCTGTATTATgaaataaagctttatattgGTTTAtgtacaatgtgttttacttgaACAATACTATGTTCATTAGATCCTTTGCACTAATGTCACTTATTAATCTCCTGAAGATCAGTCATTACCAGTCATGTGATGATCACCATTACTATACTAGAGTGAGGTAATGCCTCAAGTTAACTTTTTTTAtccgttatttattattttttcataagcGTACCAaataatgtgtaatttaatttatggttTGCCTAATTTGGATTGGGTTTCCTATACATTGGCACTAGCGTAAAAGAACAACTCTAAATGTCAGCATGTGctaaaaatagtgaaatattaatttgtttctttatttggAGAAAAATTGCAGTACTTTCCAGACACACCTGAATAAGGGttgaattttataattgtgtaatacAGTGGGCCACACTTAGTGCCTAACACACAGAATGGAAAAGCAGCAAGGGCCATTAACCGTTTCTTccccactgtcgacatttgtcgacacgcaacttaatatttttttgtgggaaattttgATTGTCTAGGACTCTTACGATAATATCCCGCTGTTATGTTGGTATCTCTGAACTAGCAGTTGATGCGCCGCGGGCAGTGGCTAGTTTGGTGCTTTTGTGTCAACAACTCTACTGATTGACTCTCAGCCTCACTATGTCACTGATAGACAGGTAAGTGTATtacaaccttgtaaataataatatattatttaccgtacgctatttatagtgatataagatatgtgtatgacgtattactgtgttgaacgtgtaaaatattgttttagggtatcgattttacaatcataaatattgatgtcgacaaatgtcgacagtgggcaccAGCGGTAGGGGTCGATGtccattacaacaaattgttttttttaggttgacggtagctgacatcgctaatatattggaagagagtgaaaatattatagatccaacattttttattgagccaCCAGATAATCCAGCCTCAGTGACTGTGATTCCGATGACGATGATAGTGgcaacataaatcatttatctggcaaccaactcagagctggtggtgagctgataggaagaaaattaactgaagatgggttagttacaataagaattggtggaatacctgaagaaaaaagtgaccaagaagaagtggaacaagtagaagataagaaatttgaggaacctgtggacgaagatgacagtgtagtaagcgtagatgttgtttttgaagaagaaacccaaggaaaagttagtaaaaatacgttagagagcagaactaaaaaaagaaaacaaataaaagatgtttagaac contains these protein-coding regions:
- the LOC124366440 gene encoding death-associated protein kinase related-like, which produces MFDAAPEILNYDPISLQSDVWSVGVLAYVLLSGYSPFAGDTKQETFCNITQCDLSFPEELFGHVSPCARHFIQATLRVKPSDRLTAQECLDHPWITGDSPICKSLLLATSGDNQADTPFSRESPARRSYACLSCAQCGAQCCHNDNHTHKKSSVVEILHDRGIIC